One part of the Pseudomonas sp. MYb118 genome encodes these proteins:
- a CDS encoding YihY/virulence factor BrkB family protein gives MIFPDMKGLPLHRVMVRTVKEFVDDEMSTYASALAYQMLFSLFPFILFLIALIGFLHLPDFFSWLRLQSELVLPPQALEQVNPVIDQLQQSKGGLLSIGIVIALYTASAGVRLMMSAMNAAYDVVEGRPLWKRFPLSIIYTVGIAGMLLVAAALMVLGPQVMGWIAAQVGLEDFIVTVWTIARWPVIVILMMIAVALTYYVMPDVRQEFRFITPGSVLAVVVWIIASLGFAFYVKTFANYNAMYGSIGAIIVLLLYFYISSAVLLLGAEMNAVIEHMSSEGKDPGEKVPGELDETPKQHVSGLGRDHSIKPNTDEAIP, from the coding sequence ATGATTTTCCCCGACATGAAAGGCTTGCCACTGCACCGGGTGATGGTGCGCACGGTCAAGGAATTCGTCGACGACGAAATGTCCACCTATGCCTCGGCATTGGCCTATCAAATGCTGTTTTCGCTGTTCCCGTTCATTCTGTTCCTGATCGCCCTGATCGGTTTTCTGCACCTGCCGGACTTCTTCTCCTGGCTGCGCCTGCAATCGGAACTGGTGCTGCCCCCCCAGGCCCTGGAGCAGGTCAACCCGGTGATCGACCAGTTGCAGCAGTCCAAGGGTGGCTTGCTCTCGATCGGTATCGTCATCGCGCTGTACACCGCGTCCGCCGGCGTGCGCCTGATGATGAGCGCGATGAACGCCGCCTACGACGTGGTGGAAGGGCGCCCGTTGTGGAAGCGTTTTCCGCTGTCGATCATCTACACCGTCGGCATCGCCGGCATGTTGCTGGTGGCCGCCGCGCTGATGGTGCTGGGGCCGCAGGTGATGGGCTGGATCGCCGCGCAGGTCGGCCTTGAGGATTTCATCGTCACGGTCTGGACCATCGCCCGTTGGCCGGTGATCGTGATCCTGATGATGATCGCCGTCGCGCTGACCTATTACGTGATGCCCGACGTGCGCCAGGAGTTTCGCTTCATTACCCCAGGCTCCGTGCTGGCGGTGGTGGTGTGGATCATCGCGTCGCTGGGGTTCGCGTTCTACGTCAAGACCTTCGCCAACTACAACGCCATGTATGGCAGTATCGGTGCGATCATCGTGCTGTTGCTGTACTTCTACATTTCCTCGGCGGTGCTGTTGCTGGGCGCGGAGATGAATGCGGTGATCGAACACATGTCCAGCGAAGGCAAGGACCCCGGCGAAAAAGTCCCCGGCGAACTCGACGAAACGCCCAAGCAACACGTTTCGGGACTGGGTCGGGATCACTCGATCAAACCCAACACTGACGAAGCCATCCCATGA
- a CDS encoding CsbD family protein, whose protein sequence is MGSTGDKVKGMANEAVGNVKQGVGKATGNDKMRAEGVVQEKKGEAQQAVGKAKDAVKKGVDKA, encoded by the coding sequence ATGGGCAGCACTGGCGATAAAGTGAAAGGCATGGCCAACGAAGCCGTCGGCAACGTCAAGCAGGGCGTCGGCAAGGCCACCGGCAACGACAAAATGCGCGCCGAAGGCGTGGTGCAGGAAAAGAAAGGCGAAGCGCAGCAGGCGGTCGGCAAAGCCAAGGATGCGGTGAAAAAAGGCGTCGACAAGGCCTGA
- the fadD1 gene encoding long-chain-fatty-acid--CoA ligase FadD1 produces MIEDFWKDKYPAGIAADINPDEYPNIQAVLKQSCQRFADKPAFSNLGKTITYGELYELSGAFAAYLQQHTDLQPGDRIAVQLPNVLQYPVAVFGAIRAGLIVVNTNPLYTAREMEHQFNDSGAKALVCLANMAHLAEAVVPKTGVKHVIVTEVADLLPPLKRLLINSVIKYVKKMVPAYHLPKAVKFNDVLSKGQGQPVAEANPASGDVAVLQYTGGTTGVAKGAMLTHRNLVANMLQCKALMGSNLNEGCEILITPLPLYHIYAFTFHCMAMMLIGNHNILISNPRDLPAMVKELSKWKFSGFVGLNTLFVALCNNEGFRKLDFSALKVTLSGGMALQLAAAERWKAVTGCAICEGYGMTETSPVATVNPIQNIQIGTIGIPVPSTLCKIIDDAGVERPLGEIGELCVKGPQVMKGYWQRQEATDEMLDSEGWLKTGDIALIQPDGYMRIVDRKKDMILVSGFNVYPNELEDVLATLPGVLQCAAIGVPDDKSGEAIKIFIVAKPGVTLTKEQVMEHMRANVTGYKVPRSVEFRDALPTTNVGKILRRELRDEELKKLNAKKATA; encoded by the coding sequence ATGATCGAAGACTTCTGGAAGGATAAGTACCCTGCCGGGATTGCTGCCGACATCAATCCGGACGAGTACCCGAATATTCAGGCAGTGTTGAAGCAGTCCTGCCAACGCTTCGCCGACAAGCCGGCTTTCAGCAACCTGGGCAAGACAATCACCTACGGTGAACTGTACGAGCTGTCCGGTGCCTTTGCCGCTTATCTGCAACAGCATACCGATTTGCAGCCCGGCGATCGAATCGCCGTGCAATTGCCCAACGTTCTGCAGTACCCGGTCGCCGTGTTCGGTGCTATCCGCGCCGGGCTGATCGTGGTCAACACCAACCCGCTGTACACCGCGCGGGAAATGGAACACCAGTTCAACGACTCCGGCGCCAAGGCCCTGGTCTGCCTGGCCAACATGGCGCACCTGGCCGAGGCCGTCGTGCCCAAGACCGGCGTCAAGCACGTCATCGTCACCGAAGTGGCCGACCTGCTGCCACCGCTCAAGCGCCTGCTGATCAACAGCGTCATCAAGTACGTGAAGAAGATGGTCCCGGCGTACCACTTGCCCAAGGCCGTCAAGTTCAATGACGTGCTGAGCAAGGGCCAGGGCCAGCCGGTGGCGGAAGCCAACCCGGCCAGCGGCGACGTGGCGGTGCTGCAATACACCGGTGGCACCACCGGCGTGGCCAAGGGCGCGATGCTGACCCACCGCAACCTGGTAGCAAACATGCTGCAGTGCAAGGCGCTGATGGGCTCCAACCTCAATGAAGGTTGCGAGATCCTGATCACGCCGCTGCCGCTGTACCACATCTACGCCTTCACCTTTCATTGCATGGCGATGATGCTGATCGGCAACCACAACATCCTGATCAGCAACCCGCGCGACCTGCCGGCCATGGTCAAGGAACTGTCGAAGTGGAAGTTCAGCGGCTTCGTCGGCCTGAACACGCTGTTCGTGGCCCTGTGCAACAACGAAGGCTTCCGCAAGCTGGATTTCTCGGCGCTGAAGGTCACCCTGTCCGGCGGCATGGCCCTGCAACTGGCTGCGGCCGAGCGCTGGAAAGCGGTCACCGGTTGCGCCATCTGCGAAGGCTACGGCATGACCGAGACCAGCCCGGTGGCCACCGTCAACCCGATCCAGAACATCCAGATCGGCACCATCGGCATTCCGGTGCCTTCGACCCTGTGCAAAATCATCGACGATGCTGGCGTCGAGCGGCCGTTGGGCGAAATCGGCGAACTGTGCGTGAAAGGTCCGCAGGTGATGAAGGGCTACTGGCAGCGCCAGGAAGCCACCGACGAAATGCTCGACAGCGAAGGCTGGCTGAAAACCGGCGACATCGCGCTGATCCAGCCCGATGGCTACATGCGTATTGTCGATCGCAAGAAAGACATGATTCTGGTCTCCGGTTTCAACGTGTACCCCAATGAGCTGGAAGACGTGCTCGCGACCCTGCCGGGCGTGCTGCAATGCGCGGCCATCGGTGTGCCGGACGATAAGTCGGGCGAGGCGATCAAGATCTTCATCGTTGCCAAACCAGGCGTGACCCTGACCAAGGAGCAAGTGATGGAGCACATGCGCGCCAACGTCACCGGCTACAAGGTCCCGCGTTCGGTAGAGTTCCGCGATGCCTTGCCGACCACCAACGTCGGCAAGATCCTGCGCCGCGAACTGCGCGATGAAGAGCTGAAGAAGCTCAACGCGAAGAAAGCCACCGCGTAA
- the fadD2 gene encoding long-chain-fatty-acid--CoA ligase FadD2 — protein MQPDFWNDKRPAGVPLDIDQGAYKSVIEVFERSCKKFADRPAFSNMGVTLTYAELERQSAAFAGYLQTQTDLQPGDRIAVQMPNVLQYPIAVFGAMRAGLIVVNTNPLYTAREMRHQFKDSGARALVYLNMFGQKVQEVLPDTDLQYLIEAKMGDMMPTAKGWLVNTLVRKVKKMVPDYSLPQAISFKSALRMGRGQGIKPLNVGLDDIAVLQYTGGTTGLAKGAMLTHGNLVANMQQARGCLGQYGSDGQPLLREGQEIMIAPLPLYHIYAFTANCMCMMVTGNHNVLITNPRDIGGFIKELKNWRFSCLLGLNTLFVALMDHPDFKTLDFSSLKLTNSGGTALVKATAERWEQMTGCRITEGYGLTETSPVACTNPYGDKSRIGTVGLPVPGTTLKVINDEGVEQPLGERGELCIKGPQIMKGYWQKPEATAEVLDAEGWFKSGDIGVIDPDGFVRIVDRKKDMIIVSGFNVYPNEIEDVVMAHPKVANCAVIGVPDERSGEAVKLFVVARESGVSLEELKTYCKENFTAYKVPKHIVLRESLPMTPVGKILRRELRDIA, from the coding sequence ATGCAACCTGATTTCTGGAATGACAAACGCCCGGCCGGCGTACCCCTGGACATCGACCAGGGTGCGTACAAGTCGGTGATCGAGGTGTTCGAGCGTTCCTGCAAGAAATTTGCGGACCGACCCGCCTTCAGCAACATGGGCGTGACCCTGACCTACGCTGAACTGGAACGCCAGAGCGCGGCGTTTGCCGGTTACCTGCAAACTCAAACTGATTTGCAACCGGGCGATCGCATCGCGGTGCAGATGCCCAACGTCCTGCAATACCCGATTGCCGTGTTCGGCGCGATGCGCGCCGGGTTGATCGTGGTCAACACCAACCCGTTGTACACCGCGCGGGAAATGCGCCATCAATTCAAGGACTCCGGTGCCCGGGCACTGGTGTACCTGAACATGTTCGGGCAGAAAGTCCAGGAGGTGCTGCCCGACACCGACCTGCAATACCTGATCGAAGCGAAGATGGGCGACATGATGCCCACCGCCAAGGGCTGGCTGGTCAACACGCTGGTGCGCAAGGTCAAGAAGATGGTCCCGGACTACTCCTTGCCCCAGGCCATTTCCTTCAAGAGCGCGTTGCGCATGGGCCGTGGCCAGGGCATCAAGCCTTTGAACGTCGGGCTCGACGACATCGCCGTGTTGCAATACACCGGCGGCACCACCGGCCTGGCCAAGGGTGCGATGCTGACCCACGGCAACCTCGTGGCGAACATGCAGCAGGCGCGCGGCTGCCTCGGGCAATATGGCAGCGACGGCCAGCCGCTGTTGCGCGAAGGCCAGGAAATCATGATCGCGCCGCTGCCGCTGTATCACATCTATGCCTTCACCGCGAACTGCATGTGCATGATGGTGACCGGCAACCACAACGTGTTGATCACCAACCCACGGGACATCGGCGGCTTCATCAAGGAGCTGAAGAACTGGCGGTTCTCCTGCCTGCTGGGGCTCAACACGCTGTTTGTCGCGCTGATGGACCATCCGGACTTCAAGACCCTGGACTTCTCCAGCCTCAAGCTCACCAACTCCGGCGGCACCGCGCTGGTCAAGGCCACCGCCGAGCGCTGGGAGCAAATGACCGGTTGCCGCATCACCGAAGGCTACGGCCTGACCGAAACCTCGCCGGTGGCCTGCACCAACCCCTATGGCGACAAGTCGCGGATCGGCACCGTCGGCCTGCCGGTGCCGGGCACCACGTTGAAAGTCATCAACGATGAGGGCGTCGAGCAGCCGTTGGGCGAGCGTGGCGAACTGTGCATCAAGGGCCCGCAGATCATGAAGGGCTACTGGCAGAAACCCGAAGCCACCGCCGAGGTGCTGGACGCCGAGGGCTGGTTCAAGTCCGGCGACATCGGAGTGATCGACCCGGACGGCTTCGTGCGCATCGTCGACCGCAAGAAAGACATGATCATCGTCTCGGGTTTCAACGTGTACCCCAACGAAATCGAAGACGTGGTCATGGCCCACCCGAAAGTCGCCAATTGCGCGGTCATCGGCGTGCCGGACGAGCGTTCAGGCGAAGCGGTGAAACTGTTCGTGGTGGCGCGTGAATCTGGGGTCAGCCTCGAAGAGCTGAAGACCTACTGCAAGGAAAACTTCACCGCGTACAAAGTGCCCAAGCACATCGTGTTGCGTGAGTCGCTGCCGATGACGCCGGTGGGCAAGATCCTGCGGCGGGAGTTGCGGGATATTGCCTAA
- a CDS encoding lysophospholipase produces the protein MIHDTFWLTASDRSRLFVNLWLPATPPTAVILLAHGMAEHSGRYARLAQACCDQGYGVYAPDQRGHGKTAEHGTLGHFADDDGWCKVVGDLASLNQHIGQQHPGVPIVLLGHSMGSYIAQAYLLHHSASLHGAVLSGSNFQPVALYRAARQIARFERLRQGATGRSALIEWLSFGSFNKKFKPVRTPFDWLSRDPAEVDQYADDPLCGFRCTNQLWIDLLGGLQQISKASNLAQIDPGLPLLVIGGECDPVSEGKRLTDLADALRAAGCQNLQLTIYPQARHELFNESNRDEVTADVLGWIAQALSHRRPPRSE, from the coding sequence ATGATCCACGACACCTTCTGGCTGACCGCGAGTGACCGCAGCCGCCTGTTCGTCAATCTGTGGCTGCCGGCCACGCCGCCCACGGCCGTGATTCTGCTGGCCCACGGCATGGCCGAACACAGCGGCCGCTATGCCCGCCTGGCGCAAGCCTGTTGCGATCAGGGCTACGGGGTGTATGCCCCGGATCAGCGTGGCCATGGCAAAACCGCGGAACACGGCACCCTCGGCCATTTCGCCGACGACGATGGCTGGTGCAAGGTGGTGGGCGACCTGGCCAGCCTCAACCAGCACATCGGCCAACAGCATCCCGGCGTGCCGATCGTGTTGCTCGGCCACAGCATGGGCAGCTACATCGCCCAGGCCTACCTGCTGCATCACAGTGCCAGCCTGCATGGCGCGGTGCTCAGCGGCTCGAACTTCCAACCGGTGGCCCTGTATCGCGCGGCACGCCAGATCGCCCGCTTCGAACGCCTGCGCCAGGGCGCCACGGGCCGCAGTGCCTTGATCGAGTGGCTGTCGTTCGGCTCGTTCAACAAGAAATTCAAGCCGGTGCGCACGCCGTTCGACTGGCTCAGCCGCGACCCGGCCGAAGTCGACCAGTACGCCGACGACCCGCTGTGCGGCTTTCGCTGCACCAACCAATTGTGGATCGACCTGCTCGGCGGCTTGCAGCAGATCAGCAAAGCGTCCAATCTCGCCCAGATCGATCCGGGTCTGCCGTTGCTGGTGATTGGCGGCGAATGTGATCCGGTGAGTGAAGGCAAGCGTCTGACTGATCTGGCCGATGCGCTGCGCGCCGCCGGCTGCCAGAACCTGCAATTGACGATCTACCCGCAGGCCCGGCACGAACTGTTCAACGAAAGCAATCGCGATGAAGTGACGGCCGATGTCCTGGGCTGGATCGCACAGGCCCTGAGCCATCGACGTCCGCCCAGATCCGAATAG
- a CDS encoding MaoC family dehydratase, producing the protein MTQVTNTPYEALEVGQTASYSKTVQERDIQLFAAMSGDHNPVHLDAEFAAATMFKERIAHGMFSGALISAAVACELPGPGTIYIGQQMSFQKPVKIGDTLTVRLEILEKLPKFRVRIATRVFNQRDELVVDGEAEILAPRKQQTVTLPTLPAISIG; encoded by the coding sequence ATGACCCAGGTGACCAACACTCCTTACGAAGCCCTCGAAGTCGGGCAGACCGCCAGCTACAGCAAGACGGTCCAAGAGCGTGACATTCAACTGTTCGCCGCCATGAGCGGTGACCACAACCCGGTGCACCTGGACGCCGAATTCGCCGCCGCCACCATGTTCAAGGAGCGCATCGCCCACGGCATGTTCAGCGGCGCCCTGATCAGCGCGGCGGTGGCCTGCGAATTGCCTGGCCCTGGCACCATCTACATCGGTCAGCAGATGAGCTTCCAGAAGCCGGTGAAGATCGGCGACACCTTGACCGTGCGCCTGGAAATCCTCGAGAAGCTGCCGAAATTCCGCGTGCGCATCGCCACCCGCGTGTTCAACCAGCGCGATGAGCTGGTGGTGGACGGTGAAGCGGAAATCCTCGCACCGCGCAAACAACAGACGGTGACCCTGCCGACGTTGCCAGCGATCAGCATTGGCTGA
- a CDS encoding PA2169 family four-helix-bundle protein translates to MTDMNKEAISVLNDLIETSKDGQEGFKTCAEDIKHPELKSLFTQRSADCAAAASELQAAVRSMGGDPETSTSVSGDLHRRWVDVKAMFTGKDEEAVLNEAERGEDHALKAYREAIEKINKHNLVGIRDLVERQYHGVQRNHDQVKALRNQARARS, encoded by the coding sequence ATGACCGACATGAATAAAGAAGCGATCTCTGTACTCAACGACCTGATCGAAACCAGCAAGGACGGTCAGGAAGGGTTCAAGACCTGCGCTGAAGACATCAAACACCCAGAGCTCAAGTCGCTGTTCACCCAGCGTTCCGCTGACTGCGCCGCTGCCGCTTCCGAGCTGCAAGCCGCCGTTCGCTCGATGGGTGGCGATCCGGAAACCTCGACCAGCGTCAGCGGAGACCTGCACCGTCGCTGGGTCGACGTCAAAGCGATGTTCACCGGCAAGGATGAAGAAGCCGTGCTGAACGAAGCCGAGCGCGGTGAAGACCACGCCCTGAAGGCCTATCGCGAGGCGATCGAGAAGATCAACAAGCACAACCTGGTGGGCATTCGTGACCTGGTTGAACGCCAGTACCACGGCGTGCAACGCAATCACGATCAGGTCAAGGCGCTGCGCAACCAGGCGCGTGCTCGCTCGTAA
- a CDS encoding DUF3820 family protein, with product MNPEKLELLITREMPFGKYKGRIIADLPGPYLNWFAREGFPHGELGGLLALMHEVDHNGLADLLEPLRVKHGKPAPRH from the coding sequence ATGAATCCTGAAAAGCTCGAACTGTTGATTACCCGCGAAATGCCCTTCGGAAAATACAAGGGCCGCATCATCGCCGACCTGCCAGGCCCGTACCTGAACTGGTTCGCCCGTGAAGGTTTTCCCCATGGCGAACTGGGCGGCTTGCTGGCGCTGATGCATGAAGTCGATCACAACGGCCTGGCGGATCTGCTCGAGCCGCTGCGCGTCAAACACGGTAAACCCGCCCCTCGCCATTGA
- a CDS encoding aminotransferase class V-fold PLP-dependent enzyme, with amino-acid sequence MPDNTRRARDELFWQTFADRYAVESGPINLENGYFGRMSRTVVEEYQHNIELINRSNSVYVRQRFEKSDGTRIRGKLAELIDVPADSVAFTRNASDALQSLIRNYNRLQPGDQVLICDLEYDTVKGAMRWLARHRGVEVIEIEHAHPASFDSLLGAYRDAFARYPRLKLMALTHVTHRTGLVMPVQAIAAAAREQGVDVILDGAHALGQIDFNLAELGIEFAGFNLHKWLGAPLTLGFLYIAPHRLADIDPDMGEMHFPVTDILGRTPYSTPNIPALLTLPLVFEEHQAMGGAAAKGTRLNYLRNLWVRAARELSGIEVLTPDDPRLYCGITSLRFTAQADQQVMVQRLLEEYNLFTVVRSGAACGPCIRITPGLTTTAEHMKQLVRALKDLS; translated from the coding sequence ATGCCCGATAACACCCGCCGCGCCCGTGATGAACTGTTCTGGCAAACCTTCGCCGACCGCTACGCCGTCGAGTCCGGGCCGATCAACCTGGAAAACGGTTACTTCGGCCGTATGTCGCGCACGGTGGTCGAGGAATACCAACACAACATCGAGCTGATCAACCGCAGCAACTCGGTGTATGTGCGCCAGCGTTTCGAGAAGAGCGACGGCACGCGGATTCGCGGCAAGCTCGCCGAGCTGATCGACGTGCCGGCGGACAGCGTCGCGTTCACCCGCAATGCGTCGGACGCCCTGCAATCGCTGATTCGCAACTACAACCGCCTGCAACCGGGTGACCAGGTGCTGATCTGTGATCTGGAGTACGACACGGTCAAGGGTGCGATGCGCTGGCTGGCGCGCCATCGGGGCGTCGAAGTGATCGAGATCGAGCATGCGCACCCGGCCAGCTTCGACAGTTTGCTGGGTGCGTATCGAGACGCCTTCGCCCGTTATCCGCGGCTCAAACTGATGGCCCTGACCCACGTTACCCATCGCACCGGACTGGTCATGCCGGTGCAGGCGATTGCCGCGGCCGCCCGCGAACAGGGGGTCGATGTGATCCTCGACGGCGCGCACGCACTGGGGCAGATCGACTTCAACCTGGCAGAGCTGGGCATCGAGTTCGCCGGCTTCAACCTGCACAAGTGGCTCGGTGCGCCGCTGACCCTGGGCTTCCTCTACATTGCCCCGCACCGCCTGGCCGACATCGACCCGGACATGGGCGAGATGCATTTCCCGGTCACCGACATTCTCGGCCGCACGCCCTACAGCACCCCCAACATCCCGGCGCTGCTGACCCTGCCGCTGGTGTTCGAGGAACATCAGGCCATGGGCGGCGCGGCGGCCAAAGGCACACGGCTCAACTACCTGCGCAATCTGTGGGTTCGCGCAGCACGGGAACTGTCGGGCATCGAAGTGCTGACGCCGGATGATCCACGACTGTATTGCGGCATCACTTCGCTACGCTTTACCGCGCAGGCGGATCAGCAGGTGATGGTGCAAAGGCTGCTAGAGGAATACAACCTGTTCACCGTGGTGCGCAGCGGCGCGGCGTGTGGGCCATGCATCCGCATTACGCCGGGGCTGACCACCACGGCGGAGCATATGAAGCAGTTGGTGAGGGCGTTGAAAGATCTGAGTTGA
- a CDS encoding bifunctional 4-hydroxy-2-oxoglutarate aldolase/2-dehydro-3-deoxy-phosphogluconate aldolase — protein MTNPSPTVSMADKVALIDSLAAKARILPVITIAREQDVLPLADALAAGGLTALEVTLRSQFGLKAIQILREQRPELVTGAGTVLDRQMLAAAEAAGSQFIVTPGITRDLLEASVASPIPLLPGISNASGIMEGYGLGYRRFKLFPAEVSGGVAAIKALGGPFGEVKFCPTGGVGPANIKSYMALKNVMCVGGSWMLDPEWIKNGDWARIQECTAEALALLD, from the coding sequence ATGACAAACCCATCCCCGACCGTTTCCATGGCGGATAAAGTTGCCCTGATCGACAGCCTCGCCGCCAAGGCGCGGATCCTGCCGGTGATCACCATTGCCCGCGAACAGGACGTCCTGCCGCTGGCCGATGCCCTGGCCGCCGGTGGCCTGACCGCCCTGGAAGTGACCCTGCGTTCGCAGTTCGGCCTCAAGGCGATCCAGATCCTGCGCGAGCAGCGTCCGGAACTGGTCACCGGTGCCGGCACCGTGCTCGACCGCCAGATGCTGGCCGCTGCGGAAGCTGCTGGTTCGCAATTCATCGTCACCCCGGGCATCACCCGCGATCTGCTCGAAGCCAGCGTCGCCAGCCCGATCCCGCTGCTGCCAGGCATCAGCAATGCCTCGGGCATCATGGAAGGTTATGGCCTGGGTTATCGCCGCTTCAAACTGTTCCCGGCGGAAGTCAGCGGCGGCGTAGCAGCCATCAAGGCCCTGGGCGGCCCGTTCGGCGAAGTGAAGTTCTGCCCGACCGGCGGCGTAGGTCCGGCCAACATCAAGAGCTACATGGCATTGAAAAACGTCATGTGCGTGGGCGGTAGCTGGATGCTTGACCCTGAGTGGATCAAGAACGGCGACTGGGCCCGCATTCAGGAATGCACCGCCGAGGCGTTGGCGCTGCTGGACTGA
- the pgl gene encoding 6-phosphogluconolactonase — protein MAISDLKLPQGVNAHGFKSPVLLAESLALNVAKQLSAAIDAQGTATLVVSGGRSPVAFFQHLAKQALDWSNVVVSLADERWVPVEHADSNAGLLKKYLLQGPAAKAQFLSLYSAAANLEQAAEHADRLLSELPVIDVLVLGMGDDGHTASLFPGSPNLAEALKADGTRRCYPMMAPTVPRQRLTMSRALLASAKHKILSISGQSKLTTLDTALAGDDVAALPIRAFLQPTLEIYWCP, from the coding sequence ATGGCGATATCTGATTTGAAACTGCCCCAGGGCGTCAACGCCCATGGGTTCAAGAGCCCGGTGCTGCTGGCCGAGAGCCTGGCGCTGAACGTGGCCAAGCAATTGAGCGCCGCCATCGACGCCCAGGGCACCGCGACCCTGGTGGTGTCCGGTGGCCGCAGCCCGGTGGCGTTCTTCCAGCACCTGGCCAAGCAGGCGCTGGACTGGTCCAACGTGGTCGTGAGCCTGGCCGACGAGCGCTGGGTGCCGGTGGAGCACGCCGACAGCAATGCCGGCCTGCTCAAGAAATACCTGCTGCAGGGCCCGGCGGCCAAGGCACAGTTCCTCAGCCTGTACAGCGCGGCGGCCAACCTGGAACAGGCGGCCGAGCATGCCGATCGCCTGCTCTCGGAGCTGCCGGTGATCGACGTGCTGGTGCTGGGTATGGGTGACGACGGCCACACCGCCTCGCTGTTCCCCGGCAGCCCGAACCTGGCCGAAGCCCTGAAGGCCGATGGCACCCGTCGTTGCTACCCGATGATGGCGCCCACCGTGCCACGTCAGCGCCTGACCATGAGCCGCGCGCTGCTGGCCAGCGCCAAGCACAAGATTCTGTCGATTTCCGGTCAGTCCAAGCTGACTACCCTCGATACCGCACTGGCCGGTGACGATGTCGCCGCATTGCCGATTCGCGCGTTTCTGCAACCCACGTTAGAGATTTACTGGTGCCCATGA